The following coding sequences are from one Fibrobacter sp. window:
- a CDS encoding flavodoxin family protein encodes MKILILNASPRKHGMISQAVERFADGATSSHLGDFSDDTQVEIVNVNDLKFSPCRGCMQCRNRGICCMPVDDAHRVAEKIFACDVLVVAAPVYWGNMPGTLKTLFDRMVYALMGESKYGIPKPLHKGKDAYIITSCTTPFPFNFFCGQTSGMVAALKEILGTAGFKIRGKVVIPGTKAKAGLPAHAGKCAYRMGFSLAL; translated from the coding sequence ATGAAAATCCTGATTTTGAACGCGAGTCCGCGCAAGCATGGTATGATTTCGCAGGCGGTGGAACGCTTTGCCGATGGCGCTACGAGTTCGCACCTGGGCGATTTTTCTGACGATACGCAGGTGGAAATCGTGAACGTGAACGATTTGAAGTTCTCGCCCTGCAGGGGCTGCATGCAATGCCGTAACCGCGGGATTTGCTGCATGCCGGTGGACGACGCGCACCGGGTCGCCGAGAAGATTTTCGCATGCGACGTGCTGGTGGTCGCCGCTCCCGTATACTGGGGCAACATGCCGGGAACCCTCAAGACGCTTTTCGACCGCATGGTGTACGCGCTGATGGGCGAATCCAAGTACGGAATCCCCAAACCGCTCCACAAGGGCAAGGATGCCTATATAATTACCAGCTGCACGACCCCCTTCCCGTTCAATTTCTTCTGCGGGCAGACCTCCGGCATGGTGGCCGCCCTCAAGGAGATTTTGGGCACCGCGGGCTTCAAAATTCGCGGAAAAGTGGTAATTCCGGGCACAAAGGCCAAAGCGGGGCTCCCTGCGCATGCCGGAAAATGTGCCTATCGGATGGGATTTTCCCTCGCCCTGTAA
- a CDS encoding histidine phosphatase family protein has protein sequence MTDFVKAGDFFASLAPEERVFLLIRHAERRHITPDDPDFGAHVGLTDKGREQALSLGRCIPPEGDICFYSSPVGRCVETAQCIGKARVGVQVPAHLNAVVSDEPRVEPLDCLAEYFVQNYDEYMKVLRAGFYEGICAWLANEAEGKKRGDNEAFCPLAARSEEMLAMMLSKGTVRFNIFATHDAWVVPCLTHFCGMRFTPQRWMNYLTGMAVVTGADGKNVKRIVPVTALDTGWLQF, from the coding sequence ATGACGGATTTTGTAAAGGCGGGCGATTTCTTTGCTTCACTCGCGCCGGAAGAACGCGTGTTCCTGCTGATACGCCATGCGGAACGCAGGCACATCACTCCCGACGATCCTGATTTCGGTGCGCACGTGGGCCTTACCGACAAGGGGCGCGAACAGGCGCTTTCGTTGGGCAGGTGCATCCCGCCCGAGGGCGACATCTGCTTTTATTCGAGTCCGGTAGGGCGCTGCGTGGAGACGGCGCAGTGCATAGGCAAAGCTCGTGTTGGCGTTCAAGTGCCCGCACACCTTAATGCGGTGGTTTCCGATGAGCCGCGTGTTGAACCGCTCGACTGCCTGGCAGAATACTTTGTTCAAAATTATGACGAGTACATGAAGGTGCTGCGCGCCGGTTTTTATGAAGGCATTTGCGCGTGGCTTGCAAACGAGGCGGAAGGAAAAAAACGTGGTGACAACGAGGCTTTCTGCCCGCTGGCTGCACGTTCCGAAGAAATGCTTGCGATGATGCTTTCGAAGGGAACCGTGCGCTTCAATATTTTCGCGACGCATGATGCCTGGGTAGTCCCGTGCCTCACGCATTTCTGCGGCATGCGTTTTACGCCCCAGCGCTGGATGAACTACCTCACCGGCATGGCCGTCGTGACCGGTGCCGACGGGAAAAACGTCAAGCGGATTGTTCCCGTGACGGCTTTGGATACGGGCTGGCTGCAATTCTGA
- a CDS encoding phosphatase PAP2 family protein — protein sequence MLKKIADFDSRVTNFWLNRRFSARSNRWLRFYVRLGDGYIWVLFSLFLFWKVGWDNFLPILWHALTALAVSLVAYWVIKLCVKRARPFDSNPSIEAGVPPLDKYSFPSGHTMNNLAVASAVFFSAPQYGWVMVLLPLTWGLLRVYFGVHWLTDVLCGFLFGVLSFVIGHCIWILIF from the coding sequence ATGCTGAAGAAGATTGCAGATTTCGATAGCCGCGTGACGAATTTTTGGTTAAACCGGCGTTTTTCGGCCAGGTCTAACCGCTGGTTACGTTTTTACGTGCGCCTGGGCGACGGCTACATCTGGGTCCTCTTCTCGCTGTTCCTTTTCTGGAAGGTTGGCTGGGACAATTTCCTCCCGATCCTGTGGCATGCGCTTACGGCCCTCGCGGTAAGCCTCGTCGCATACTGGGTGATAAAACTTTGCGTGAAGCGCGCCCGCCCGTTCGATTCCAATCCGTCGATTGAGGCCGGAGTTCCGCCGCTTGACAAGTACAGCTTCCCTTCCGGCCATACGATGAACAACTTGGCTGTTGCCTCGGCGGTGTTCTTCAGCGCCCCGCAGTACGGCTGGGTGATGGTCCTGCTGCCGCTCACTTGGGGACTTCTGCGCGTGTATTTCGGCGTCCACTGGCTTACGGACGTACTTTGCGGATTCCTGTTCGGCGTGCTGAGTTTCGTGATTGGTCATTGCATCTGGATCCTGATTTTCTAG
- a CDS encoding sigma-70 family RNA polymerase sigma factor produces the protein MKGKNTADKQEFSRLYGTYAPMVYRRCYALLKDSAEAEDMVQDVFLRIFDRMDTLDISQPSSLLWNTATRLCLNRIRDKHRRGLDVDSSELLLNIACMDDSQDNDAKGILDRLFSREPESSRTIAVLHYVDGMTLEETAREVNLSVSGVRKRLRGLQAKIKTLEVK, from the coding sequence ATGAAAGGCAAGAATACGGCGGACAAGCAGGAATTTTCGAGACTTTACGGGACATACGCCCCGATGGTCTACCGTCGCTGCTACGCCCTCTTGAAGGATAGCGCCGAGGCCGAGGATATGGTGCAGGATGTTTTCCTCCGCATATTCGACCGCATGGACACGCTCGACATCTCGCAGCCGAGCAGCCTCCTGTGGAACACGGCGACGCGCCTCTGCCTGAACCGCATCCGCGACAAGCACCGCAGAGGGCTCGACGTGGATTCGAGCGAACTGCTCCTGAACATCGCCTGCATGGACGATTCACAGGATAACGACGCGAAGGGCATACTTGACAGGCTCTTCTCTCGCGAACCTGAATCCAGCAGGACGATAGCGGTTCTCCACTATGTGGACGGCATGACCCTCGAAGAGACTGCCCGCGAGGTAAACTTGTCTGTTAGCGGCGTTCGCAAGCGTTTGCGTGGGCTGCAGGCCAAAATTAAGACCCTGGAGGTGAAGTGA